The sequence AGCTTCAAGCCCGAGGATGTGGAGATCGTGGTCGGTGTTCACTGGGTACAAAGGTATGTGGTCGACCGGGGCGGCGAACTTAAGGTTGCCCAGGGAGTCTGGTCCCTTGGTGAATCGATCTGGACCAGGTCCTCCTGGCGGGAACAATCCTGGGAAGAGTACTGTGCCGGCTGCCACCTGACAGGCTATGACCCATACAGGGACTCCTATGTCGAGAAAGGCGTGGGTTGTGAGATGTGCCATGGTCCGGGTGGTAAGCATGCCCGCTCCGGAAAAGTGGGAGATATTGTCAACCCGGCCCGTATCGATTGGCGTCTTGCCAGCTCCATCTGCGCCTCCTGCCACACCAACGGCCATGACCCTACAGGACAGTTCCGTTACCCGGTGGGTTATCTTCCCGGACAGGATCTCGATCTGTATTATCGCGGCCTGTTGCCCCATGTTGGCCAGGGAGAGGATACCTTCAAAGGTGACGGAACCCTGGAGGACAGGCTCCGATCCTTTGCTTTCTGGCTCGAACAGCTTTTCCGGCCTTCCAGGATCCTGTGCAAACAGTGCAAGAGCCTTCACATACTCTATGCTGAAGATGAGGTCTCCGGGAAGGTGGACCTGACCCTGGCACAGTACTGTTTGACCTGCCACCAGGAACTCCATGAAGACCCGGAACATAAGCTCAGGTCCGGAGGTGATGTGGATTGCCGCTCCTGTCACGCTCCTCTAAAGGATAATCTGGGGCGGCCCAGTATCCACGACCACAAATATGAGTTTGATAGGCTCGTAAAAAGTCCATAAAGCCTGAAAAATGACCCATTCTTAGAATGATGGGTTGTTGCGATATGGCGAGGTAGAGGTATACTTGTTATAGGCTGCCTGGGAGATCCGGAAACGCTTGGCATGTAGGAGCGTTGAATCGAGATCCGGTTTTCCGGCCCGGCACAGTTCCCCTCCTTACCAAGCGGCCACCGACTGTGACGGGTTAAAAGGGCAGCCTTTTTGTGCTCATTTTTCCGCTGGTTGATTCGAACCAAATTTCTA is a genomic window of bacterium containing:
- a CDS encoding multiheme c-type cytochrome, which produces MTLRKPWGFSRGIERVCIGGLVLLIILAPEITEGAQNPHAFMEGPSRCLQCHDTKPVGPGGLFIKDIVSLCRDCHSMAHRMSHPVDIRPQEGVHPDLPLDHEGTITCATCHDPHSASSSATPYVSRGIVERLKGMFSSEGYPTYFLRMPNTEGQLCLSCHKGEEVDQDHLDVPTILEGDYTGSRACERCHEVFFREWSKTSHARTLQDPRENPQSIAAVFSGSESFKPEDVEIVVGVHWVQRYVVDRGGELKVAQGVWSLGESIWTRSSWREQSWEEYCAGCHLTGYDPYRDSYVEKGVGCEMCHGPGGKHARSGKVGDIVNPARIDWRLASSICASCHTNGHDPTGQFRYPVGYLPGQDLDLYYRGLLPHVGQGEDTFKGDGTLEDRLRSFAFWLEQLFRPSRILCKQCKSLHILYAEDEVSGKVDLTLAQYCLTCHQELHEDPEHKLRSGGDVDCRSCHAPLKDNLGRPSIHDHKYEFDRLVKSP